A stretch of DNA from Prinia subflava isolate CZ2003 ecotype Zambia chromosome 21, Cam_Psub_1.2, whole genome shotgun sequence:
ACCTTCTATGACCGCATAGGGCACGCAACGCCCGGGCGCCTCCAGCAGCACGGCCCGCAGGTCCCCGTCCAGCCGCACCTTCCTGGCGCCCTGCGGGGAGCAAACAGAGGCCGCGGCTCAGCCGGCGCCACCAGGCCGCGCCTCGGGGGTCGGGCCCATGCATTCCCCCCGCCGCACCCTCGCACCCACCTCGAGCCCGCGGGCCACGCGCGCCTTCTGCCGGTAGACGGAGTAGAGCAGGGCGGTGATGGCGGTGCTGGCGGCCAAGAGCACGGCCTGTGAGGCCGAAGGCCGCCCGCCGCCCTCCATGGCCGCCAGGCCCGCCGTTACCACGGCAACCGCCCGGCGCGTCGGCGCGCGGTGATGACGTCACGAGCGGCGCTCTGGCAGCCGCAGCGCCACCATCGAGACGAGAAGTCCGCCAAGGCAGGGCGGGGGGTCCGCCAAGGCAGGGCGGGGGGTCTGCAATGCCGTGTTGGGGTGCGGGGGTAACACAAACTACCCCCTCCACAGGGCCAGGTCCCGGCCCCACGGAGCTGTAGGGGAATAAACACCTTCCGTGCGAGTTTGGGGGAGCGGGACAGGTCGCAGCCTCTCCACCCCATTACCCCCACCTCCACCCTGGGGTCTCGGGGAGGACATCGAACTCCAGCCTCACCTTCAGTATCCCTCAGTATCTGAGGGGGGATTAGCCCAAATCCCAGCCATCCCTTAGGATCTTGGCAGCTGGCCCCAAATCCTAATGCCCCCGGGTGCGGGATGGGGAAGCATCCCCCGTACCCCTTGGGACAACCCAAATCTCACCCTCCTAAGTTTGGGGGAGCAGTGGTCAGACCAAAGCCTATTCTCCCGTGGCTGGGAGAGGAtatccccccaaatcccagcatATAACACCTTGGGGAAGGGGTTACAACCCCTCACTGGACTGTGAGGCAGCAGCATCACCTGAACGCCCCCAGTGTGAGGGCTCAGCCTCAggacacagcccccagccccctttTGCAGGGTCCTTTTCCCCCACCCCAAGAAGGGCCATGGCAACGTGGCAGGTCCCTGCTGGCAGGGACACAAGACACCCCCATCCTCCCACCACCTCCTTACCATCGCTTATtctgggaaagcagcaaaaggggaagaaaaaaatagcaatttttcataaattattGATCTTCAGGCCCTTGGTGCTAATTTGGAGTGGGGGGAGGAAGGCACAGGCAAGTTCTGCTCTCCAGCGGGGTCCAAGGGGCCAAATCCCCACCACTGCTCCCCCGATGTGGGTGGCACAGCCGCCCCCCCAGctctatatttaaaatatcaagtTGCCATGACTACACAGAGCCGCTCTCCCCAGCCCTCGGTGCCGCAGGAAAGCACTGTGGACCCCGCGGCCCCCCCTCCTTGGCTTGCCTTTCGCGGGGTAAACGCAgtccaaaccccccaaaactgCCTCAGTGCCAAGCTTCACTCTGCCGTCCTCCGGGTGAGACACAGGCGCTGCCACACCGCAGAAAACAcacattaattttattattatggCCGCTGTGGACGAGGCACGAGAGCAGGTTCATGTGCGGGGCcggctgggggtgggggggtccctggggtgcaAACCCACCCCCACCACGGGTCTGCCGGCCAACGGAGCCGCTGTCTTGTCCGGCCTGATCCCGAGGAGGGTCCAGCGCCGGCTCAGGGCGCAGGGAGGGCACCTCATGCCCGGTGCCCGCCGGCGCTCAGCACACGGCGGGCCGGGGCCCGcgcaggctgcagcccctcatgTCGATGGCCAGCCGCAGCACGGCCGCTCGCTCGGCGTCCCCCAAGGGCGTCGCGGCGCCGAAGgcctcgtcctcctcctcctccaggatgGAGCTGAGGCGAGGGGCGCAGCGGGCGCGCTCGGCCGGCGGGCGGTAGGGACACTTGGCGTTGAGCAGCCTGCGGAGGGGCACCAAGGGCACGATGGCGTcgcccaggagctgctgctgcacgtGGCGGAAATCGCTCTGTCTCTTGAGGCGCTTGAACTCGTTGAAGGCCGAGGCCGAGGTCTGGTAGAGCAGCAGGGCCATGGCGCGCGCCTTGTCGGCCTTGGAGACCAGCACGGCGTGGCAGCGCAGCACCACCGCCTTGTTCTTCACCTGGTGCCGGTACACCCAGGCGAACACCTTGGGGTGCCGGCGGTCGGCGGCGCAGTAGGTGATGCGGTGCAGCAGGTACGCGTGGCCCGGCCGGCGGGCCCCCTTCTCGCAGGGCGTCATGCGGATGCCGTGCGGGCCCAGCGTCAGCTTCATCTTGGCCCCGCCGGCGCCCGCCTCGCTCTTGGCCCAGATCTTGCCCACCGCCTCCTCGGTGCAGCCCTCGCCCTTGGCGTGCAGGGTGACGGCGTTGCCCAGGTACCGCACCGTGTACGTGGGGTCCTCCTTGTTGAGCTCCACTTTCTGGCGCTTCCCGCGGAAGACGCTGCCCAGGCGCTCCAGCGGGCACTCGGGCAGCAGGTCCGGGCAGGAGCGCAGGAAGCCGGCCAGCAGCGCCGCGTAGCTCAGCCCCGGCCCCAGGCTCTTGCCTTTGCACTTACGTTCATTTTCCACCAGCACGAACTTGCTCCGGCGCCAGGGCAGCATCTCGGCTCCGCTCCGCTAATCCCGGCCTCGCTCGCAAGCAGCGGGACCACCCCCCCCAAGCCCCAGAGCCGCTTTGGGGGGTgtccccgcgccccccgcgcaGGGGGTGAAGCCCCTACCCCTGCAGCCGCCGTGCCCGATCCGCGGAGGATGCGGAGCGCAGGAGCCGCCGCCGCGTTCCGGGTGCCGCCTGCGCCTGATgctgcgggagcggcggcggctgcggggaCGCGGCGCTCCGCGGGCTGCTCCACCTCCCCGAGCACGCGGGGAGCCGCCGGTGAACGGCCCCCGCCGGTGAACGGCCCCCGCCGGTGAATGGCCCCGGCACGGGGGGGAAGCCGTGGGGGAAACCGAGCTCCCCATCCCCAGCGCCGAAACCCAGAGGGGAGATGCCCTCATTTCCCACCCGGGGAGGGGATGATTTTGGGAGGGTCGGATGATGGCTTCTGACATGGGAACGATGAAAAGGTGGGGTTTCttccccccctgcccccccaaATCAGTACATTGCACAGGGGTGTGTGCTGGGATTTGCAGATCCTGCAGGTTTgctggcatttttttcctccaaaccTCCCATTTGCCCCTGTTATTTCCAAGCCAGTCAGACCTccttgctgctcctctccttttGGCCTGAGCTGGCTTTTAACCTGTTGCTTTTATCTGTGGCCAAGGCTGTAGGATTGCTTCTCTCCAGGAGGAATGGAATGTTATTTCCCCATGGCACAGCTGAGGGGGGATTTCTGGGGAGCACTGCGAGGTTTCAGCCCTGCAGTGGAGTCTGAGGCTGCTCAGGATTCAGTGCCTTTGGCTCAAACCCTGAtttccactttttctttttttttttttttttttaccatctGGACATAAAGCAGGGAGACCCCCAGGCTTGGGGATGCTTCGTTTGCCTTGGGATTGAAAAAcggggaggagaaaggggtaAAATAACACCATGTGCCCCCACTTTTAGTCCATTTGGGGGAGAAAACCAGAGTGGAGTGTTGCAGGGAACAGGAAGCCAtttcccagcagcttcccagatTTTCTGCAGTTTGAATGAAGCAAATACAACCTTAAAATAGCAGCTTCACAGGCAGACAGCACCAGCCCCACTCTCTCACTGCCGCGGCCTTGACAGCCTCACAGGTTTTTGCagccaaaataataaaaaatgcatgAATTTGTCTGTTTTTCAGCTTCTCTGATGCAAACATGGGCTGTGTGGTTTGCTCCTGGTGCAAGGATGGTTTTGGGGAGATGGCAATTAGGGAATTAGTGCTAATGAGGAAGATTTTTATCCATGATAGCCTCTGTCTTTCATAAGAATTTCTATTCTTGCCCTCACTGAATGAGGTGAGGGCTGTGTTTACTTGCTCAGTGTTCATACTGAGAGGGCAGCTGTGAACCCACCCTGAAAGCttctttatttatatatatatatatataaaatagcCCACATTACCGGgttggggggtggggggtttATGTCCCTCTCACTGGTTTAATCCCACAGTGCCACCCACAAGTTGCCCTAGgactggttttccttttttctcccagatTTTGAGGGGGCAAAGGAGACTCTGCACCTCATTTTATGCAGAGGAAAACAACCTGGATTTGTgcttaaaagctgaaaaagagtTGTGGGCTGGTTCAGGGCTGCCAATCCCTCCTCTTGCTGCCCTGGCAAGTAGTGAGCTGTCATCATGGGGTTCCAGAGTACCCTCACAGTGTGTGGGAGACAGCTTTCCTGGTTATCCCCTGGGCAATACCGATCccagctttgttttcttggggtgCCTGTGGTGGTCTCACTGTCCCATGCTCTGTTTCAGCTCCTGGAATTTCAGCACCATCAGAAGCCACTGCTAATTTGAACgctgctttccagccttttGTGGCTCCTCAGCAGCGACCCAACAATAAGATTTGCTGGCAAAACCAGCAGGTAAGGTCAAAAATCCAACAAACTGGACAAAAATCCCCGTGATAAATCCCTGGGGGCTGTGACACCCGATCTTGCAGCTAGAAAATGGGGCAGGAAGCTCCTTAGGCAAggggagaaacagagaaatctttaattaaaaagcaatttgaTGATCACCTGGGAGCCCTTTACCTTGTGTGGGCTGATTCCCATGGAAGCACCAGCCAAACTGAATTTGGGCTCCAGCATGGGGGCATCTCAAATTGGGCTTTTGACCACCTGTATCTTCAGCCAGTTTCCCCTGCTGCCTGTAGTTAGAAGACCTGGGAAAATGTGATATGTacagatattattttttatgCTTTCAATCATATTATTTCTTTTGATCTCACTGATCAGAAGCTGTTGTTCCTTCCCCCCCCAGGAACGATTTAATGACATTTTCCTGTGCAGCCACAGAACCAGTTTTGAACTGAGGATGAAACAAAACTTCTGGGACGGCGGCGGAAAAATGCTCTGCCGGGACAGAGAAAGGAGGAAGTAAATAACAAAAACAGGAGAAATTGGAAAAAATGAGGCAGCAAGCAGGGGGAGGATGTGTGAATCCCTGAGCACGATGCTTTGGgggccagggctgtccctgaggATGCTTCCCGGAGCTCAGCTGTGTGCCGGGGCGTTATCCCGACCAGCCCCGGCCAGCCTATTTTTCCAGGCGAGGAAATATTTAACCGCGGCGTcagcgggcagggcagggcaggcggGTGCAGGAATGGAGGGAGGCGGGCAGCACCcggtccccgctgtcccctcgggccagccccagggggaacatctccagctcctgctgcgcCGCAGCCGGGAGGCCAAAAACCGCGCCTATTGCCCCTACAGCCGCTTCCCGGTGGGAGCCGCGCTGCTCACCACCAGCGGGGAGATCTTCTCGGGTAAGATGGGCACCTGAGACCCCCcctggggattttggggagccCCCAGCAAGGCTTGGGTCGTGTGTGAGGGTGTAGAGGGGTCACGGCGGGTTGCTGGTGCTGTGTGTCCTCCCCCGCTGCCTCTTGGCAGCCGCCGTCCCGGACCGAGCCAAAGATCACAGCGGATGGGAAAATAAATagggggagcagggaaggtgGCTTTTCTTTGTAAATTCCCTCAGAAGAAATGAGCTGGTGGGGATTGGGGTGGCTGATGCCGGGGTTGTCCCTGCAGGGTGCAACGTGGAGAACGcctgccacagcctgggggTGTGCGCCGAGCGCGCGGCCATCCTCAAAGCCATCTCCGAGGGGCACACCAGCTTCAAGGCCATGGCCATCACCAGGTGAGGGTGCTCCCAGAGCTGGAATGgtgagggatgggatggggaaccagcaggaaaagcctCGCTGCTCCTCGGGGACAGCTTCTTTTGCAGCAGCCCCATCTTTTGGGGAGGGAAATGAAGTTTTCGCATGGTGGTTTTGGAGGAATTGGGGTGAAAATCTGTTGTGATTCTGTATTTATCGGGGTATGAAGGTCTTCTGCAGGCATTGTCCCCTCCTCTGACCTCTGAGGACTGAGCTCTGTGCCTTTCTCCTTTGGCAGTGACATGGGGGACCATTTCATCACACCCTGTGGCGCCTGCAGACAAGTGATGAGAGAGGTGACAGCTTGTGTGGGGCTCCATGGCTCATCCCCTGACCCCAGCCACCATCCCCTGACCCCAGCCACCATCCCCTGACCCCAGACACCATCCCCTGACCCCAGGCATCTCCCCCTAAAACACCTGGAGGTACCAAGGGGGGTGCAATCCCCCAtcctcagccccagggctgtCTCCAGGCTCCTCAAACTGCATTATCTGCTGAGAAAGGGGTATTCCATCCCGTGGTGGGTGTTCAGTGTCAATCCATTAGCTTGCCCTCTCCAGGGGGGTTTATTCCTCCAGGTGCAGGGTTTTGCCCTAGAGTCtttgctctggctctggcaAGCCTGAAAATGGGGTTTTCCTGCAAAAGCTGAGCTTCCTACAGATCCTGTCCAGCTTGTCTCCCTCCTCTG
This window harbors:
- the CDA gene encoding LOW QUALITY PROTEIN: cytidine deaminase (The sequence of the model RefSeq protein was modified relative to this genomic sequence to represent the inferred CDS: deleted 3 bases in 2 codons) — protein: MCESLSTMLWGPGLSLRMLPGAQLCAGALSRSPGQPIFPGEEIFNRGVSGQGRQAGAGMEGGGQHPVPAVPSGQPQGEHLQLLLRRSREAKNRAYCPYSRFPVGAALLTTSGEIFSGCNVENACHSLGVCAERAAILKAISEGHTSFKAMAITSDMGDHFITPCGACRQVMREFGTDWDVYLTKADGTYIVKKLEELLPLSFGPEDLKKV
- the FAM43B gene encoding protein FAM43B, translated to MLPWRRSKFVLVENERKCKGKSLGPGLSYAALLAGFLRSCPDLLPECPLERLGSVFRGKRQKVELNKEDPTYTVRYLGNAVTLHAKGEGCTEEAVGKIWAKSEAGAGGAKMKLTLGPHGIRMTPCEKGARRPGHAYLLHRITYCAADRRHPKVFAWVYRHQVKNKAVVLRCHAVLVSKADKARAMALLLYQTSASAFNEFKRLKRQSDFRHVQQQLLGDAIVPLVPLRRLLNAKCPYRPPAERARCAPRLSSILEEEEDEAFGAATPLGDAERAAVLRLAIDMRGCSLRGPRPAVC